A region from the Aegilops tauschii subsp. strangulata cultivar AL8/78 chromosome 5, Aet v6.0, whole genome shotgun sequence genome encodes:
- the LOC141023241 gene encoding uncharacterized protein isoform X2, producing the protein MSVDDCFVPFHSPLREPTANDRWGKGPQPCWSQLDLDRCAGGSQGQGGVDRRILQFLNRPVAVPPRRLPPPLGPLPKLSKPPSQHKENLPEEPKQHHPAQAAVSSAASRGRYARSRAGWASKDRSTPCIRSRAACASKERSTPEGINMEEHGFRFQFTFPEPDYGEYGADFGEEEECVPRQRKPPEVRNALREKRVAFRQKTGRHHAKVALRKYNRANNTKFELVEVPVIREFWEFGGGCIHYNFTAKQAEDHHHSADADSTKLFFSEVNSAFHGEKDVVLCCIVGEHDNGHCYGCEGFKPTVVHPSSQAYGGGSSTCIDFAGSDGSSESD; encoded by the exons ATGTCCGTGGACGACTGCTTCGTCCCGTTCCACTCTCCTCTCCGGGAGCCGACAGCCAACGACCGCTGGGGGAAGGGCCCGCAACCCTGCTGGTCGCAGCTCGATCTGGACAGGTGCGCGGGAGGCTCGCAAGGGCAAGGCGGCGTCGACAGGCGCATCCTGCAGTTTCTCAACCGCCCCGTCGCTGTCCCCCCAAGGCGCCTGCCGCCGCCCCTCGGCCCGCTGCCCAAGCTCTCGAAGCCGCCGTCCCA GCACAAGGAGAATTTGCCAGAGGAGCCAAAGCAACACCATCCTGCTCAAGCTGCTGTCTCATCCGCTGCTTCCAGGGGGAGGTACGCAAG GAGTCGGGCTGGGTGGGCTTCCAAGGACAGGAGTACCCCATGCATCAGGAGCCGAGCTGCCTGTGCTTCCAAGGAGAGGAGCACTCCTGAAGGTATCAACATGGAGGAACATGGATTTAGGTTTCAGTTCACTTTCCCTGAACCCGATTATGGGGAGTACGGCGCCGATTTCGGTGAGGAAGAGGAGTGTGTACCGAGGCAGAGGAAACCTCCGGAAGTAAGGAATGCACTACGTGAGAAGAGAGTCGCGTTTAGGCAAAAGACTGGGCGGCACCATGCAAAGGTTGCCCTGCGTAAGTACAACAGAGCAAACAACACCAAG TTTGAGCTGGTGGAGGTGCCAGTGATCCGTGAGTTTTGGGAGTTTGGAGGGGGCTGCATCCATTACAACTTCACGGCTAAGCAAGCAGAGGATCATCATCATTCTGCTGATGCCGACAGCACCAAGCTCTTCTTCTCTGAGGTCAACTCCGCTTTCCATGGCGAGAAGGATGTGGTCCTGTGCTGCATCGTTGGAGAACATGACAATG GGCATTGCTACGGCTGCGAAGGCTTCAAGCCAACTGTTGTTCACCCTAGCAGCCAAGCATATGGCGGTGGTAGTAGTACTTGCATTGATTTTGCTGGTTCAGATGGAAGCTCGGAGAGTGATTAA
- the LOC141023241 gene encoding uncharacterized protein isoform X1 has product MSVDDCFVPFHSPLREPTANDRWGKGPQPCWSQLDLDRCAGGSQGQGGVDRRILQFLNRPVAVPPRRLPPPLGPLPKLSKPPSQHKENLPEEPKQHHPAQAAVSSAASRGRYARSRAGWASKDRSTPCIRSRAACASKERSTPEGINMEEHGFRFQFTFPEPDYGEYGADFGEEEECVPRQRKPPEVRNALREKRVAFRQKTGRHHAKVALRKYNRANNTKFELVEVPVIREFWEFGGGCIHYNFTAKQAEDHHHSADADSTKLFFSEVNSAFHGEKDVVLCCIVGEHDNGHCYGCEGFKPTVVHPSSQAYGGGSSTCIDFAGSDGSSESD; this is encoded by the exons ATGTCCGTGGACGACTGCTTCGTCCCGTTCCACTCTCCTCTCCGGGAGCCGACAGCCAACGACCGCTGGGGGAAGGGCCCGCAACCCTGCTGGTCGCAGCTCGATCTGGACAGGTGCGCGGGAGGCTCGCAAGGGCAAGGCGGCGTCGACAGGCGCATCCTGCAGTTTCTCAACCGCCCCGTCGCTGTCCCCCCAAGGCGCCTGCCGCCGCCCCTCGGCCCGCTGCCCAAGCTCTCGAAGCCGCCGTCCCA GCACAAGGAGAATTTGCCAGAGGAGCCAAAGCAACACCATCCTGCTCAAGCTGCTGTCTCATCCGCTGCTTCCAGGGGGAGGTACGCAAG GAGTCGGGCTGGGTGGGCTTCCAAGGACAGGAGTACCCCATGCATCAGGAGCCGAGCTGCCTGTGCTTCCAAGGAGAGGAGCACTCCTGAAGGTATCAACATGGAGGAACATGGATTTAGGTTTCAGTTCACTTTCCCTGAACCCGATTATGGGGAGTACGGCGCCGATTTCGGTGAGGAAGAGGAGTGTGTACCGAGGCAGAGGAAACCTCCGGAAGTAAGGAATGCACTACGTGAGAAGAGAGTCGCGTTTAGGCAAAAGACTGGGCGGCACCATGCAAAGGTTGCCCTGCGTAAGTACAACAGAGCAAACAACACCAAG TTTGAGCTGGTGGAGGTGCCAGTGATCCGTGAGTTTTGGGAGTTTGGAGGGGGCTGCATCCATTACAACTTCACGGCTAAGCAAGCAGAGGATCATCATCATTCTGCTGATGCCGACAGCACCAAGCTCTTCTTCTCTGAGGTCAACTCCGCTTTCCATGGCGAGAAGGATGTGGTCCTGTGCTGCATCGTTGGAGAACATGACAATG GGCATTGCTACGGCTGCGAAGGCTTCAAGCCAACCGTTGTTCACCCTAGCAGCCAAGCATATGGCGGTGGCAGTAGTACTTGCATTGATTTTGCTGGTTCAGACGGAAGCTCGGAGAGTGATTAA